A section of the Candidatus Schekmanbacteria bacterium genome encodes:
- a CDS encoding coproporphyrinogen III oxidase, with product MMQKSEVVNFLMDVIRRYEQLCLRYNPSAKIERKTWDIPMGKLDVSISSGEQFDKASMIYCDLKIDTPPVLAEKLGQKGSKADAMVLELHFFPINPFIPKAYIELRANITDKVVFAGGTDIKSYYSNEEDEKYFADGIKELCKRHGKDYEELRQVRANFFKSKYTNKKVGAHAGIYSFHLEESDYPFMKDMADTFIKLYFDLVEKCKGQKFTQNDIDYKLKQHGAWVQWTLLEDSGTIFGIEKGIPAEALLGAILPPTAKFFP from the coding sequence ATGATGCAAAAATCCGAAGTGGTAAATTTTTTAATGGATGTCATCAGGCGTTATGAGCAGTTATGTCTTCGGTATAACCCCTCTGCAAAGATTGAAAGAAAAACGTGGGATATCCCCATGGGAAAGCTGGATGTAAGCATTTCAAGCGGTGAACAGTTTGATAAAGCGAGCATGATATACTGTGATCTCAAGATTGATACCCCTCCGGTGCTTGCAGAAAAACTTGGGCAGAAAGGAAGCAAGGCTGATGCTATGGTTCTCGAGCTTCATTTCTTTCCCATAAATCCTTTTATCCCAAAGGCGTATATTGAGCTTCGAGCAAATATAACTGACAAAGTTGTGTTCGCAGGTGGTACGGATATAAAATCATATTATTCGAATGAAGAAGATGAAAAATACTTTGCTGATGGGATAAAAGAGCTTTGCAAGAGGCATGGCAAGGACTATGAGGAATTGAGACAGGTAAGGGCAAATTTTTTTAAATCCAAGTATACCAACAAAAAGGTTGGAGCTCACGCCGGCATTTACTCATTCCATCTTGAAGAAAGCGACTATCCATTTATGAAGGATATGGCTGACACCTTTATAAAACTCTATTTTGACCTTGTTGAAAAGTGTAAAGGTCAGAAGTTTACGCAGAATGATATTGACTACAAGCTTAAACAGCACGGCGCGTGGGTACAGTGGACTCTTCTTGAGGATAGCGGCACGATATTCGGAATCGAGAAGGGAATACCGGCAGAAGCTCTGCTCGGGGCGATACTTCCTCCAACAGCAAAGTTTTTTCCTTGA